TTGGTCGAAACTCAATTGTAACATTTCTCTCTCCCAACTCAAATTATAGCATATCAATAGAGACAATGACTTGAAGCCCATTTGGTACAAACATCTCAAATTTGAGACGATGTCTCGGGTTCGAGACTCAAAATAATAGAATACTAATCtaaattattttcataaaagaTATAGTAATAGTTTAGTAGACATGTATGTAtatttttatctattctttcGCTGTCACACGAAGaactaaattttaatatatttttattataatctcTTGTTATACGTTTTATTcctaaaatcatttttatttcaaTGAATATATAATccattaaaatttgattttttttttgaattcccATATTTAAATTAGATATATGCAAAACTTACTCATCATTATATATAAGCAATAAGATTTTTTAATGGTATGTAAGTTGTAACTCTCTAGAGACCAGGGCAGTGGCCCATTGGTTCTCACTTGTACTCCCCATAAAATGGCAAGAGTTCGACCTTCCCCCACCCCCTAGATTAGggtttcaaaaaaaaagaagttttAACTCTCTGAGTGTGGGTTTGAATTACGTGAttaaaattcttggatttgaaatGGCATGACGTCTAAGAAATGGATTTCTAAAAAGGAAAATAGCAAATTTAGACCTCGAAATTGTTTGTTTTTGGGTTTCGTGAGAATGACAATATAACACTGAACATGTTAACAATGACCGGTGTCACGTCAGTAATTACAAAACCAAATTGaatattttctctttaaaatataatttttaaaaaaattacatgagGCCAATATTTGTTTAGGCTTAATACAAAGAGCTGAatccatttaattttttttttttatgaaatttagaattacaatttttaaaatttcttgtaGAGTTTCTAATTTCCCCCTCTCTAATACAATTTTGTAGGCTATATTACACAAGAATCCAATTGGGCAGTCCCCCTCAAGAATTCTACGTACAGATCGATACTGGGAGTGATGTGCTGTGGGTTGGTTGTGAGCCTTGTTTGGGTTGCCCCTTAACCACTAACCTCAATGTGATTTTCCCCTTTCCAtctgtgaattttttttttttgttttttcaatatttatttctaataagctatcgatattaaaaaaaaaatttgaagttgCCCTATTTtggttcatatatatatataatatattgcaCAACTATGTGTCCATCTTCGAGTCTACTAATAACTTTTTATTTCCGCTTGCACTAAAACCAAATTTCGATCGACTTAAAGAATcggaacacataatatatataggTGAAGTTAGGGAATGATGTTTTTGGTAATTTGGACTTCTTCAAAACGAACATCTTAATTTATTTTAACTAAAAGCTtttctaattttatttaaaaattataaacagTTATGAGACTTATATTTTCTATGTTTGAACAGATTGAGCTCGAGCTTTACAATCCATCAGAATCGACTACATCTTCTCCAATATCTTGCTCGGATTCAAGATGTACTATGGGTTTCGCATCTTCTGATTCGAGCTGCTCGATTAGCAATGGCTGCATATACGATTTCCACTACGGGGATGGGAGTGGGACGTCGGGATATTATGTATCAGACTTGCTGAATTTGGACATTATCTTGGGGAACTCGGAGACTACGAGTTCCTCCGCCTATGTTGTTTTCGGGTGAGTTCTGATCCTTCGTGTAATGTTCATGTGTAAGCATTGTCCTAGGCGTATGTGTACTatgcttttttttttggggggatAAAAGAGAAGACAATGTCCATTTAGTTTCTAAAAATGTTATAAATCACAATAAATGGTTTTTAAGTCATATATTAGgaaaatcatgaaaattttcCCATAAAATCGTGTTTTTTTTGCTTTTTAGTCTCTTTTTCTAACGTGTCAAATATTGCTGATGTGACTCATAGATATTGCCGAAATGACAAcagatattttttatttgtaaaatgATTAAGACAAGAATTTGACTGTTTAGATTACTCACAAAACGAAAAGTCAAAACAGACTAACTTAGATGATTACTTTTACAATTTTTtcgttatatatataattaacctCGTTAGTACGGGCAGATGTAGCAGGTTAGAGACGGGTGATCTTACGAGTACTGATAGAGCCATAGACGGCATATTCGGGTTTGGGCAAGCTAGTTTATCAGTGATCTCGCAGCTTTCTTCGCAAGGAATCACTCCCCAGGCGTTCTCTCACTGCCTGAATGGAGGCGGCGGAGGCGGCGGTATCCTGGTGCTTGGCCAAGTTGTCGATCCAAATATGGTCTATACGCCCATTGTCCCCTCGCAGTACGTATAACCACTTCAATCATGAGTCTGATTTTCTTATTTAAATTATGGGGATTTACAATTTTGGGGGTTttttttggaacatttcattttttgtcgatattttcatcaatttgcgattttttgtcatctatattatcaaatttcagtctTAGTCCGTTACATATTTTTGTCTTTTTAgtaattttattcattttccAATGTGACACTGATGTGGCACCAATGCAGCGCTGACGCGTGTATTGTCACACCATCGTTCAtgatgaaaaatgactaaagtTGCCAATAATCAGAAGATACATGACTAACACTTAAATTTGATCATATAGCTGactaaaatcgtaaaataacaAATATGCAAGAccaaaaattgtaattttatatatataagatGATCGGCCGATCGTCTCacttacaaaaaaaaatgtggatcgatcaatattattttattttgcagtGAGATGATCGACATATCATCTTATACAAACACACCTAGAGTAAAACTCCCATTGTAACATAGATTCaccttatatatataatagtatTTGCTTACATTATGCATGAGCATTCTAACTCCGTACAATTAATTCATTGAAGCAATAAAATAAGAATGAGAATTTAAATTAAGGACAGTATTCTACTTCACCAACTTGATTTATTGTGTAGGACAGTAGGATGAATGTAGATTTATATGTCAAATATATATTATCATCGTACTTTAATTTCTTGGAAACAAATTTTATGtggtaaatatatattaatggtGAAACCAAGGATACAGAAAAATTACCAAATGATTTCTTGGAATGCTTCTGCTCAGAAATCACAATAAATCGTTGTATCTCGAGAAACAAATTGTCGTTATAGAGACGAAACATTAAACATGACATGCCATTTGCATCTTTAACGTGTTATTTCCGTGTCCTAATTCTCAGGCCACACTACAACGTAAATCTACAAAGTATTTCTGTAGACGGGAAGATATTATCCATCGATCCATCAGTCTTCGCGACTACAGATGACGGGGGTACAATAGTCGATTCAGGAACAACTCTGGCATATCTCCCCCAAGAAGCGTATAATACCTTTGTTCAAGCGGTGAGTGACACAAAAACGCGATTTTTAAATCGATACACatcaaaacttataaatttTGGAACAAATAAATTGAAATACTATCATGTTTCGCAGATTACGGAGTCTGTTTCACAATCTGTGCAACCCTTTACTTACAAGGGAAACCAGTGCTACATAACTAATTCCAGGTTTTCTTCTAAAAATTTTACCACATTATGATAAGTGCTAAAAACTATGGACTCGGTTATATTTTCGGTATTTTTTGATTTGAGtaggtctcacgaatctttatctgtgagacggatcaatactaccgatattcacagtaaaaagtaacactcttagcataaaaagtaatattttttcatggatgacccaaataagagattcgtctcacaaaatacgacccgtgagaccgtctcacacaagttttttcctttggattttagttttcaaaattttattggaaaatgaaataaatg
The Primulina tabacum isolate GXHZ01 chromosome 9, ASM2559414v2, whole genome shotgun sequence DNA segment above includes these coding regions:
- the LOC142556546 gene encoding aspartic proteinase 36-like, yielding MLALNIPAAFLVVAVMVAEAATGKSVMLSLERRNDEGMELSRLRARDQLRHGRLLKEQINSTGIVDFPVQGTYNPYLVGLYYTRIQLGSPPQEFYVQIDTGSDVLWVGCEPCLGCPLTTNLNIELELYNPSESTTSSPISCSDSRCTMGFASSDSSCSISNGCIYDFHYGDGSGTSGYYVSDLLNLDIILGNSETTSSSAYVVFGCSRLETGDLTSTDRAIDGIFGFGQASLSVISQLSSQGITPQAFSHCLNGGGGGGGILVLGQVVDPNMVYTPIVPSQPHYNVNLQSISVDGKILSIDPSVFATTDDGGTIVDSGTTLAYLPQEAYNTFVQAITESVSQSVQPFTYKGNQCYITNSSVLEIFPPVALNFVGAVSMQLTPINYLLQEKSTTWCIGIQPVSGQGFTILGDIILQNKIVVYDLTHQKIGWMDYNCSSSVNVSTINGTYELINEGQTGNNNGIGHNNSARHKLIQNSSTLFLISLFVILTII